One region of Salvia miltiorrhiza cultivar Shanhuang (shh) chromosome 3, IMPLAD_Smil_shh, whole genome shotgun sequence genomic DNA includes:
- the LOC131018698 gene encoding uncharacterized protein LOC131018698 has protein sequence MATSALPPRVPLLISNLGVSLSFFLCLHAPPALSAPSPRSRLRRRSSISAIRSRAVDDGGREGAKHAEILPGQLPIARMANIAKLEFIALDISGKNYMSWTLDADIHLISKGLGETIKEGNKASDQDRAKALIFLRHHLHDDLKTEYLTIKDPQELWTNLKERFDHQKTVVLPKARYEWMHLRLQDFKSVSAYNSELVRIVSKLKLCGEKISDADMLEKTFSTFHASNVLLQQQYRERGFKKYSELISCLLVAEQNNELLLKNHELRPTGSAALPEVNATFNHDNGRGRGRGRGRGRGYGRGHGRGKPHDATSSNKKHKASNEHNSYKKEGECQSKKHLADLYQDSIKGKGKKEFNNVDFDGPIDTTHLDVSDFFEDPKGDNIDQLIGGGVLEDNNIDEG, from the exons ATGGCGACATCGGCGTTGCCGCCGCGCGTTCCTCTCCTCATCTCCAATCTCGGCGTCTCTCTTTCCTTCTTCCTCTGTCTACACGCACCTCCGGCGTTGTCCGCCCCCTCGCCGCGGTCGAGGCTCCGGAGAAGGTCATCAATCTCGGCGATCAGATCTCGAGCAGTTGATGATGGTGGAAGAGAAGGTGCGAAGCATGCCGAGATCCTCCCCGGCCAACTGCC AATTGCACGGATGGCAAACATAGCCAAACTTGAGTTCATCGCCCTTGACATCTCGGGCAAGAATTATATGTCATGGACTCTTGATGCTGATATTCACCTGATCTCAAAGGGTCTAGGAGAAACTataaaagaaggaaacaaagcGTCCGACCAGGATCGCGCTAAGGCACTAATATTCCTTCGTCATCACCTTCATGATGACCTTAAGACAGAGTATCTGACTATCAAAGATCCACAAGAATTGTGGACGAACCTCAAAGAAAGGTTTGATCATCAAAAGACTGTCGTCCTTCCTAAAGCTCGTTACGAGTGGATGCATCTAAGACTACAAGACTTTAAGTCTGTAAGTGCTTATAATTCTGAATTAGTTAGAATTGTTTCTAAATTGAAACTTTGTGGAGAGAAAATCAGTGATGCTGATATGCTTGAGAAAACATTCTCCACTTTTCATGCTTCTAATGTGCTGTTACAGCAACAATATAGAGAGCGTGGTTTCAAAAAGTACTCAGAATTAATATCTTGTTTGTTGGTTGCCGAGCAAAATAATGAATTGCTCTTGAAAAACCACGAACTCCGCCCAACCGGTTCCGCTGCATTGCCTGAAGTCAATGCAACTTTCAACCATGATAATGGACGTGGTCGTGGGCGTGGACGTGGACGTGGACGTGGATATGGTCGCGGTCATGGACGTGGTAAACCACATGATGCAACCTCTAGCAACAAAAAGCATAAAGCATCCAACGAGCACAATTCATACAAAAAGGAAGGTGAATGCCAAAG CAAAAAACACCTTGCAGATCTATATCAAGATTCAATCAAGGGAAAAGGCAAGAAGGAGTTCAATAATGTTGACTTTGACGGTCCAATTGATACTACTCATTTAGATGTCTCCGACTTCTTTGAAGACCCAAAAGGAGATAATATAGATCAGTTGATCGGTGGTGGTGTGCTTGAAGACAATAATATTGATGAGGGATAA
- the LOC131016430 gene encoding uncharacterized protein LOC131016430, translated as MGKSSPQLSGRRRELKGETSDDSKGKKPEMEPERGGQVPEQRRLPLSEVVDDCIHRWFQDTLKEAKTGDINMQVLVGQMYYYGYGIAKDANKGRIWISRASRVRASVWKVSNKRPGYNASDSDSDSDELVGNS; from the exons ATGGGAAAATCATCTCCGCAGTTGAGCGGAAGGCGGCGGGAGCTAAAGGGCGAAACCTCCGACGACTCCAAGGGTAAGAAACCGGAAATGGAGCCTGAACGCGGCGGCCAGGTGCCGGAGCAACGAAGGCTGCCGCTATCGGAGGTGGTTGACGACTGCATACACCGCTGGTTCCAAGACACGCTCAAGGAGGCCAAAACTGGCGATATCAACATGCAGGTGCTCGTCGGCCAGATGTATTATTACGGCTATGGCATCGCCAAAGACGCTAACAAG GGGAGGATTTGGATAAGTAGGGCTTCGAGAGTTAGGGCTTCGGTGTGGAAAGTTAGCAATAAACGACCCG GTTATAATGCGAGTGATTCAGATTCAGATTCAGATGAGTTGGTGGGTAATTCTTGA